Below is a genomic region from Kribbella qitaiheensis.
TGTCGTCGGCGAGCTGGAAGGCTGCGCCGATCTCCTCACCGAAGGCTCGCAACGTCTCCTGGATCTCGTCGGACGCACCGGCGAACCGGGCTCCGAACAGAGCCGAGGTGGCGATCAGCGAGCCGGTCTTGTCCGCGACCACCGACAGGTAATGCGCGAGCGGGTCCTGCCCCTCCGTGACTCCGAGGGTCTCGCGGATCTGGCCCTCGACCAGCCGGCCGAAGGTCCGCGCCTGGATCCGGACCGCTTCGGGCCCGAGCGAAGCGACCAGGTCGGAGGCCCGGGCGAACAGCCAGTCGCCGGTCAGGATCGCGACCGAGTTGTCCCAGCGCGCGTTCGCGGTGGACGCACCCCGGCGCAGCGCGGCCTCGTCCATCACGTCGTCGTGGTACAGCGTCGCCACGTGGGTGAGTTCGACCACGACGGCGGAGTCCACCACCTCGGGGGCGACCGGCGTCGGACCGAACTCCGCGGCCAGCAGCACCAGCAACGGGCGGAACCTCTTACCACCGGCGGCCATCACGTGCTGGGCGGCTTCGGTGACGAACGGAGCCTCGGACCGGGTGGAGTCGCGGAGCGCTTGCTCGACGGCCTCCAGCCCAGCACGAACCCGGGCTTCGAGCGCCGAATCGACGAACTCGAACCCCAGGCTCTCAGCTGGTGACGGGCTCACCGGATGAACTCACCCGCTCGGGACGCCAGGTCGAGCACCGGACCGGGAACCAGACCGAGTACGACGGTGGCGGCGAGACCCAGCGCGACGGCGGTCGTGGTCTGCCACCCGGGCAGGGCCACGTCCGGGCTGTCGGCCGGCAGGTCGGAGAAGAACATCAGCACGATCACGCGGACGTAGAAGAACGCGGCGACCAGGCTGCAGAGCACCGCGACGACGACCAACGGCCAAGCACCACCGGTCCAGGCCGCCGTGAAGACGGCCCATTTGCCGGTGAACCCAGCGGTCAGCGGGATGCCTGCGAACCCGAGCAGGAAGAAGGCGAAGATGCCGGCCAGCAGCGGTGACTTCTTGCCCAGTCCGGCCCAGCGGGACAGGTGGGTGGCCTCGCCGCCGGCGTCGCGGACGAGCGTCACCAGCGCGAAGGCACCGATGGTCGGGAAGCCGTAGCAGACCAGGTAGAACAGCACCGCCTGCGTCGAGGTGATGCCGTTGGCAACGCCGCTGCCGCTTTGCGCCAGTCCGACGAACGCGGTCAGCAGGAAGCCCGCGTGCGCGATCGAGGAGTAGGCCAGCATCCGCTTCACGTCGGTCTGGGTGATCGCGACGATCGAACCGACCACCATCGTCAGAATGGCGACGATCCACATCATCGGCGCCCAGTCCCAACGGGTGCCGCCGAGTGCGACGTAGAAGACCCGCATCAGGCCGATGAACGCGGCGATCTTGGTGCAGGCCGCCATGAACCCGGTGATGGGGGTCGGAGCGCCCTGGTAGACGTCCGGCGTCCAGGAGTGGAACGGAACCGCGCCGACCTTGAACAGCAGGCCGACCCCGACCAGGCCGGTACCGGCGAGCAGGATCACGTCGCCATCGGTCTTGGTGGCGAGCGCGTCGGAGATCCCGGGCAGCGACATCGTCCCGGCGTACCCGTAGATCAGGGCGATGCCGTACAGCAGGAAGGCCGACGCGAAGGCGCCGAGCAGGAAGTACTTCATCGCGGCTTCCTGCGAGATCAGCCGGCGACGACGCGCCAGCCCACAGA
It encodes:
- a CDS encoding polyprenyl synthetase family protein, whose protein sequence is MSPSPAESLGFEFVDSALEARVRAGLEAVEQALRDSTRSEAPFVTEAAQHVMAAGGKRFRPLLVLLAAEFGPTPVAPEVVDSAVVVELTHVATLYHDDVMDEAALRRGASTANARWDNSVAILTGDWLFARASDLVASLGPEAVRIQARTFGRLVEGQIRETLGVTEGQDPLAHYLSVVADKTGSLIATSALFGARFAGASDEIQETLRAFGEEIGAAFQLADDILDVTSESGQSGKTPGTDLREGVPTLPVLIFRAQADPNDPADARLLELLDSDLTDDARLAEALAILREHSSLRQAEDDVRRRADDARKLLEDLPEGSARAALESLCDLVVTRSV
- the nuoN gene encoding NADH-quinone oxidoreductase subunit NuoN, producing the protein MPLAAQVLPLADFVKPKIEYNELAPLLVVFGAGCVGVVAEAFLPRAYRHLVQVALAIVALVAAGVLTGILMHDKKSLVAAQGAISVDGPALFTWIILLALTLISVLLFAERSIDGGLSAFAGQAAAVPGSEAEREGTAAKVEHTEIFPLTLFAVGGMMLFASANDLLVLFVALEVFSLPLYLLCGLARRRRLISQEAAMKYFLLGAFASAFLLYGIALIYGYAGTMSLPGISDALATKTDGDVILLAGTGLVGVGLLFKVGAVPFHSWTPDVYQGAPTPITGFMAACTKIAAFIGLMRVFYVALGGTRWDWAPMMWIVAILTMVVGSIVAITQTDVKRMLAYSSIAHAGFLLTAFVGLAQSGSGVANGITSTQAVLFYLVCYGFPTIGAFALVTLVRDAGGEATHLSRWAGLGKKSPLLAGIFAFFLLGFAGIPLTAGFTGKWAVFTAAWTGGAWPLVVVAVLCSLVAAFFYVRVIVLMFFSDLPADSPDVALPGWQTTTAVALGLAATVVLGLVPGPVLDLASRAGEFIR